In the genome of Streptacidiphilus rugosus AM-16, one region contains:
- a CDS encoding maleylpyruvate isomerase family mycothiol-dependent enzyme, with product MTDKQTVQAYADAWTQSIEAISELVAPLSEGAWNRPTECPGWSVRDVVSHVIAMELELLGDPRPIHTLPRDLRHVVDEFSRYCEVPVDKRRCHTAPEMTAELEYTIIRRGRALRTNTRYEPMDDIRWPMGPYSRDVPYHQLLRTRVFDVWTHEQDVRRALHAPGGLDTPAAAITRDYLIELLPKAVAKLAGAPAGSAVVFDVHGAQEFMRTVHVDEAGRGSVDAQVPLAPVVRVTTDWETYARLACGRVTASAADVKTEGDEALARRILDNFAVTP from the coding sequence GTGACCGACAAGCAGACCGTCCAGGCATACGCCGATGCCTGGACCCAGTCCATCGAGGCCATATCCGAGCTGGTCGCCCCGCTGAGCGAGGGCGCGTGGAACCGTCCGACCGAGTGCCCCGGCTGGTCAGTCAGGGACGTCGTCTCGCACGTCATCGCCATGGAGCTGGAGCTGCTCGGCGACCCGCGCCCGATCCACACGCTCCCGCGCGACCTGCGCCACGTGGTGGACGAGTTCAGCCGCTACTGCGAGGTGCCGGTCGACAAGCGGCGCTGCCACACCGCGCCCGAGATGACGGCGGAGCTGGAGTACACCATCATCCGCCGCGGCCGGGCGCTGCGCACCAACACGCGCTACGAGCCGATGGACGACATCCGCTGGCCGATGGGCCCGTACAGCCGTGACGTCCCCTACCACCAGCTGCTGCGCACCCGCGTCTTCGACGTCTGGACCCACGAGCAGGACGTCCGCCGGGCGCTGCACGCCCCCGGCGGCCTGGACACCCCGGCCGCGGCGATCACCCGCGACTACCTGATCGAGCTCCTCCCCAAGGCCGTCGCGAAGCTCGCGGGCGCGCCGGCGGGCTCGGCGGTGGTCTTCGACGTCCACGGCGCACAGGAGTTCATGCGCACGGTCCACGTGGACGAGGCCGGCCGCGGCAGCGTCGACGCCCAGGTCCCGCTGGCCCCGGTGGTCCGCGTCACCACGGACTGGGAGACCTACGCCCGCCTCGCCTGCGGCCGCGTCACGGCGTCCGCGGCGGACGTGAAGACCGAGGGCGACGAGGCGCTGGCGCGCCGCATCCTGGACAACTTCGCGGTCACGCCGTAG
- a CDS encoding MFS transporter: MTADPAAAPGAAVPTVAAAEGVATAVTVRREPPGGRAAWTAWGIGVTVYVLAVVHRTSLGVAGLDAAARFGINASALSTFSILQVLVYASMQIPVGLLVDRHGPRRILSAGLVLLTAGQLGFALATSFTPALLARGVLGCGDAMTFVSVLRIGARWFPVFRNPFIAQLTGLVGTMGNLVSTMVLSQVLHSAGWTPTFATTALLGVGVLALVLLALRETPESAAREPLFARRRAVDAPDRARGFSLREQIRAAWSEPGTRLGMWVHFTTAFPASSFLLLWGMPFLMEGQGMSRAAASGMLSLVIVAGMGFSVLFGQLMSRRPGLRTPTVFLVVLVTGGVWGLVLAWPGGHVPVWLLVALVVVMGSNGPASLIGLDYARPVNPPERIGTASGIVNMGGFIAAVLALFLIGLVLDATTSGSAATYTPSAFRAAFTTLYAPMALGLFQILRLRRAALRRESQLIPQPRAAGA; encoded by the coding sequence ATGACAGCCGACCCTGCCGCCGCCCCGGGCGCCGCCGTGCCCACCGTCGCAGCCGCCGAGGGCGTGGCGACGGCCGTCACGGTGCGCCGCGAGCCGCCGGGCGGCCGGGCGGCGTGGACCGCGTGGGGCATCGGGGTCACGGTCTACGTGCTGGCCGTGGTCCACCGCACCAGCCTCGGCGTGGCCGGGCTGGACGCGGCCGCACGGTTCGGGATCAACGCCTCCGCGCTCTCGACCTTCTCCATCCTCCAGGTCCTGGTCTACGCGAGCATGCAGATACCGGTCGGCCTGCTCGTCGACCGCCACGGCCCGCGCCGGATCCTCAGCGCGGGCCTCGTGCTGCTCACGGCCGGGCAGCTCGGCTTCGCGCTGGCCACGTCCTTCACCCCGGCGCTGCTCGCCCGCGGCGTGCTGGGCTGCGGCGACGCGATGACCTTCGTCAGCGTGCTGCGGATCGGCGCACGCTGGTTCCCGGTCTTCCGCAACCCGTTCATCGCGCAGCTGACCGGGTTGGTCGGCACCATGGGCAATCTGGTCAGCACGATGGTGCTCTCCCAGGTCCTGCACAGCGCCGGCTGGACGCCGACCTTCGCCACGACGGCGCTGCTGGGCGTCGGCGTGCTGGCCCTGGTCCTGCTGGCGCTGCGCGAGACGCCGGAGAGCGCGGCGCGCGAACCGCTGTTCGCGCGGCGGCGCGCGGTCGACGCTCCTGACCGGGCCAGGGGCTTCTCGCTGCGCGAGCAGATCCGTGCCGCCTGGAGCGAGCCGGGGACCCGGCTGGGCATGTGGGTGCACTTCACGACGGCGTTCCCCGCGTCCAGCTTTCTGCTGCTCTGGGGCATGCCCTTCCTGATGGAGGGGCAGGGCATGTCCCGTGCGGCCGCCAGCGGGATGCTGAGCCTGGTGATCGTCGCGGGCATGGGCTTCTCGGTGCTGTTCGGCCAGCTGATGTCCCGCCGCCCGGGCCTGCGGACGCCGACGGTCTTCCTGGTGGTGCTGGTGACCGGCGGCGTCTGGGGCCTGGTCCTGGCCTGGCCGGGCGGGCACGTGCCGGTCTGGCTGCTGGTCGCCCTGGTCGTGGTGATGGGCAGCAACGGCCCGGCCTCACTGATCGGCCTCGACTACGCCCGCCCGGTCAACCCGCCGGAGCGGATCGGCACGGCGTCGGGCATCGTCAACATGGGCGGATTCATCGCCGCGGTTCTGGCCCTCTTCCTGATCGGCCTCGTCCTCGACGCGACGACGTCGGGCTCCGCCGCGACGTACACCCCGTCGGCGTTCCGTGCCGCGTTCACCACGCTGTACGCCCCGATGGCCCTGGGCCTCTTCCAGATCCTCCGCCTCCGCCGCGCCGCGCTCCGCCGCGAGAGCCAGCTGATCCCCCAGCCCCGCGCCGCGGGCGCATAA